In Bosea vestrisii, the following are encoded in one genomic region:
- the phnE gene encoding phosphonate ABC transporter, permease protein PhnE, whose translation MTLALSAPDRAALIARHKTAIDGSLKTKLSTIAVVGGLVGLFLYGLTTLETSLWKIIAGFANLGTFVVLMLPPDPGSFARAIIFVKALFETIAIAFLGTILAAILAFPLGFLAAKNVVANRVVHFLARRSMDTVRGVDALIWALIWVNVVGLGPFAGMLAIMTSDLGAFGKLFSEAIESVDRKPVEGVASVGGGKLHEIRFGLIPQVLPVIASQVLYYIESNTRSSTIIGIVGAGGIGLYLAETIRTLEWQQVSFLILLVLAAVTAIDFLSNKLRFAIIGKRAV comes from the coding sequence ATGACGCTCGCCCTTTCCGCCCCCGATCGCGCCGCGCTGATCGCCCGCCACAAGACCGCGATCGACGGCTCGCTGAAGACCAAGCTCAGCACCATCGCCGTCGTCGGCGGCCTGGTCGGCCTCTTTCTTTACGGGCTTACCACGCTCGAAACCTCGCTCTGGAAGATCATCGCCGGCTTCGCCAATCTCGGCACCTTCGTGGTGCTGATGCTGCCGCCCGATCCCGGCTCGTTCGCCCGCGCCATCATCTTCGTCAAGGCGCTGTTCGAGACCATCGCCATTGCCTTCCTCGGCACGATCCTGGCGGCGATCCTCGCCTTCCCGCTCGGCTTCCTCGCCGCCAAGAATGTCGTCGCCAACCGTGTCGTGCATTTCCTGGCGCGCCGCTCGATGGACACGGTTCGCGGCGTCGACGCACTGATCTGGGCGCTGATCTGGGTCAACGTCGTCGGCCTCGGCCCCTTCGCCGGTATGCTCGCGATCATGACCAGCGATCTCGGTGCCTTCGGCAAGCTGTTCTCCGAGGCGATCGAATCCGTCGATCGGAAGCCCGTCGAGGGCGTCGCCTCGGTCGGCGGCGGCAAGCTGCACGAGATCCGCTTCGGATTGATCCCGCAGGTGCTGCCGGTGATCGCCAGCCAGGTGCTCTACTACATCGAGTCGAACACGCGCTCCTCGACCATCATCGGCATCGTCGGCGCCGGCGGCATCGGCCTCTACCTCGCCGAGACCATCCGCACGCTCGAATGGCAGCAGGTCTCGTTCCTGATCCTGCTGGTTCTGGCGGCGGTGACGGCGATCGACTTCCTCTCGAACAAGCTGCGCTTCGCCATCATCGGCAAGCGGGCGGTCTGA
- a CDS encoding efflux RND transporter periplasmic adaptor subunit, which translates to MKRFLLLILIAGLAGGGYYGYRYHYKPTNQQAQAQGVANAPNPAIPVEVGTIELATVAEEVEALGTLAAEESIVIAPEIAGRVVALGFKEGERVNKDQPLVMLDTAILDAELKQSQADLSLARDTYDRNRSLVQRGAGTQVALEQATAQLASQEARLQLAQAKLALATIKAPFNGVVGLRAVGVGDYVSIGKQLITLTSIDPIKVDFRVPEIYLTQLKVSQPIQLKVDAVPDRPFTGKIFAIDPVVDVNGRAVKLRALVPNADLVLKPGLFARVTIMVDKRENALVVPETAVVPDGLGKTVFIIENGKAKRIPVELGKRLTGKVEVVKGLKPGMQIVTAGQMRLREGSTVLIREKAAVQTSSLPGAVQR; encoded by the coding sequence ATGAAGCGTTTTCTCCTCCTTATCCTGATCGCCGGGCTGGCGGGCGGTGGGTACTATGGCTACCGCTACCACTATAAGCCGACCAATCAGCAGGCGCAGGCGCAGGGCGTCGCCAATGCGCCGAATCCTGCAATCCCGGTCGAGGTCGGGACGATCGAGCTCGCTACGGTCGCCGAAGAGGTCGAAGCGCTCGGGACACTCGCGGCCGAAGAGTCCATCGTGATCGCCCCCGAGATCGCCGGACGCGTCGTCGCGCTTGGCTTCAAGGAGGGCGAGCGGGTCAACAAGGACCAGCCGCTGGTCATGCTCGACACCGCCATCCTCGACGCAGAGCTGAAACAGTCCCAGGCAGATCTCTCGCTGGCGCGTGACACCTATGACCGCAACCGCTCGCTGGTGCAGCGCGGCGCCGGTACCCAGGTCGCGCTCGAGCAGGCGACGGCGCAGCTCGCCTCCCAGGAGGCGCGCCTGCAACTCGCCCAGGCCAAGCTCGCGCTGGCGACGATCAAGGCGCCGTTCAACGGCGTGGTCGGCCTGCGCGCGGTCGGCGTCGGCGATTATGTCTCGATCGGCAAGCAGCTGATCACGCTGACCAGTATCGACCCAATCAAGGTCGATTTCCGCGTGCCTGAGATCTACCTGACCCAGCTCAAGGTCAGCCAGCCGATCCAGCTCAAGGTCGATGCGGTGCCCGATCGGCCATTCACCGGTAAGATTTTCGCGATCGATCCGGTGGTCGACGTCAATGGTCGGGCCGTCAAGCTGCGCGCGCTCGTGCCCAATGCCGATCTCGTTCTGAAGCCCGGCCTGTTCGCCCGCGTGACGATCATGGTCGACAAGCGCGAGAATGCGCTGGTCGTGCCGGAGACGGCCGTCGTGCCGGACGGGCTCGGCAAGACGGTCTTCATCATCGAGAACGGCAAGGCCAAGCGCATTCCGGTCGAACTCGGCAAGCGCCTGACCGGCAAGGTCGAGGTGGTCAAGGGCCTCAAGCCCGGCATGCAGATCGTCACCGCCGGGCAGATGCGCCTGCGCGAGGGCTCGACCGTGCTGATCAGGGAGAAGGCTGCGGTCCAGACCAGCTCGCTGCCGGGCGCCGTGCAGCGATGA
- the phnC gene encoding phosphonate ABC transporter ATP-binding protein, producing MLRIEGLTKRFGGKAAVDNVTLSIPRGEMVGIIGRSGAGKSTLLRMLNRLADASDGRILSEERDVTALRGAALRGWRRDTAMIFQQFNLVGRLDVLTNVLLGRLNHRSAALTLVKSFSQDDKVRAIAALERLDMGHLLAQRAETLSGGQQQRVAIARALVQEPKIILADEPIASLDPRNTQVVMDALFRINREDGITVICNLHHLDIAAKYCDRLIGMAGGKVVFDGPPHALTSELAAELYGIEAKDAGAEALDQLDAIAIEEAQRAKQNVA from the coding sequence ATGCTGCGTATCGAGGGTCTGACCAAGCGTTTCGGTGGCAAGGCCGCCGTCGACAACGTCACCCTGTCGATTCCCCGCGGCGAGATGGTCGGCATCATCGGCCGCTCCGGCGCCGGCAAGTCGACGCTGCTGCGCATGTTGAACCGCCTCGCCGATGCCAGCGACGGCCGCATCCTGAGCGAAGAGCGCGATGTCACCGCCCTGCGCGGCGCGGCGCTCAGGGGCTGGCGACGCGACACGGCGATGATCTTCCAGCAGTTCAACCTGGTCGGCCGGCTCGACGTGCTGACCAACGTGCTGCTCGGCCGTCTCAATCACCGCTCCGCCGCGCTGACGCTGGTCAAGAGCTTCTCGCAGGACGACAAGGTCCGTGCCATCGCCGCGCTCGAGCGGCTCGATATGGGGCACCTGCTGGCACAGCGCGCCGAGACCCTATCCGGCGGTCAGCAGCAGCGCGTCGCCATCGCCCGCGCCTTGGTGCAGGAGCCGAAGATCATCCTCGCCGACGAGCCGATCGCCTCGCTCGACCCGCGCAATACCCAGGTCGTCATGGACGCGCTGTTCCGCATCAATCGCGAGGACGGCATCACCGTGATCTGCAACCTTCACCATCTCGATATCGCGGCGAAGTACTGCGACCGGCTGATCGGCATGGCCGGCGGCAAGGTCGTGTTCGACGGCCCGCCGCACGCGCTGACCAGCGAACTCGCCGCCGAACTCTACGGCATCGAGGCCAAGGATGCCGGCGCCGAAGCGCTCGACCAACTCGACGCCATCGCCATCGAGGAAGCCCAGCGCGCCAAGCAGAACGTCGCCTGA
- the phnF gene encoding phosphonate metabolism transcriptional regulator PhnF: protein MTSGLPGNQAGDGGTAWRRIADALAASIEQGEYEPGDTLPASVALAERYGVHRHTVRQAFRHLAERGLVTVSRGRGTQVTAPRFPYKLGRRVSMRTNFGSAGVAVSGAVLVSEVVAGEAEHCALLGLPEGTPLWAIETLSRAGGTPVSTGIHYLSVERFPRFDEILTEAGSSITAAFKTCGIADYVRLSTRLAARLASEREAALLKIEPGAAVLTSDAIDALPDLTPIHIVNSVFAGERMEMVIEPFGD from the coding sequence ATGACGAGCGGTCTGCCAGGCAATCAGGCCGGCGATGGCGGCACGGCATGGCGCCGGATCGCCGACGCGCTCGCGGCCTCGATCGAGCAGGGCGAGTACGAGCCCGGCGATACGCTGCCGGCTTCGGTCGCGCTGGCCGAGCGCTATGGCGTGCACCGGCATACGGTGCGTCAGGCCTTCCGGCATCTGGCCGAGCGCGGGCTGGTGACGGTCTCGCGCGGCCGTGGCACCCAGGTGACGGCACCGCGGTTCCCCTACAAGCTCGGCCGCCGCGTCAGCATGCGCACCAATTTCGGATCGGCGGGCGTCGCCGTCTCCGGCGCCGTGCTGGTGTCCGAGGTCGTCGCCGGCGAGGCGGAGCATTGTGCGTTGCTCGGCCTGCCCGAGGGCACGCCGCTCTGGGCGATCGAGACCTTGAGCCGGGCCGGCGGCACGCCAGTCAGCACCGGCATCCACTATCTCAGCGTCGAGCGCTTTCCGCGCTTCGACGAGATCCTGACGGAAGCGGGGTCATCGATCACCGCCGCCTTCAAGACCTGCGGCATTGCCGATTATGTCCGGCTCTCGACGCGGCTGGCGGCGCGGCTGGCGAGCGAGCGCGAGGCGGCGCTGCTCAAGATCGAGCCGGGCGCGGCGGTGCTGACATCGGACGCGATCGACGCGCTGCCCGACCTGACCCCCATCCACATCGTCAACAGCGTCTTCGCGGGCGAGCGGATGGAGATGGTGATCGAGCCCTTCGGCGATTGA
- the phnD gene encoding phosphonate ABC transporter substrate-binding protein has product MLTRRHTFTLAAAGLAATLAAPAFAQDWKAKYPELVFAIIPSENASGVVERYTPFVNYLAKELGTKVTLRIANDYAAIIEGQRAGNIHIGMYGPASFARALMTGAKIDAFAIETNIDGTKGYYSVFYVKKDSPYQKIEDLKGKNLGLVDPNSTSGNNVPRFALDGMKIEPETFFGKVVYTGSHENAVIALGQGTVDVAANWWNDEQESNLLRMDRKKMVKADDFRIIYKSEQIVNSPMAYLSELPEELKGKIRDTVLNLATKDKAAFDKIYEGKQGPLVAVDNKAYDPIIELNKFVDALRKKKSS; this is encoded by the coding sequence ATGCTGACCCGTCGTCATACGTTTACGCTCGCCGCCGCCGGCCTTGCCGCAACGCTCGCCGCCCCGGCTTTCGCCCAGGACTGGAAGGCGAAATATCCCGAGCTGGTCTTCGCCATCATCCCGTCCGAGAACGCCTCCGGCGTCGTCGAGCGCTACACCCCCTTCGTCAACTATCTCGCGAAGGAACTCGGCACCAAGGTGACCCTGCGCATCGCCAACGACTACGCCGCGATCATCGAGGGCCAGCGCGCCGGCAACATCCATATCGGCATGTACGGCCCGGCCTCCTTCGCCCGCGCGCTGATGACCGGCGCCAAGATCGACGCCTTCGCGATCGAGACCAATATCGACGGCACCAAGGGCTACTATTCGGTCTTCTACGTGAAGAAGGATTCGCCCTATCAGAAGATCGAGGATCTCAAGGGCAAGAACCTCGGCCTCGTCGACCCGAACTCGACCTCCGGCAACAACGTCCCGCGCTTCGCGCTGGACGGCATGAAGATCGAGCCCGAGACCTTCTTCGGCAAGGTCGTCTACACCGGCAGCCATGAGAACGCGGTGATTGCACTCGGCCAGGGCACCGTCGACGTCGCCGCCAACTGGTGGAACGACGAGCAGGAATCGAACCTGCTGCGCATGGACCGCAAGAAGATGGTCAAGGCGGACGATTTCCGCATCATCTACAAGTCCGAGCAGATCGTGAACTCGCCGATGGCTTATCTCAGCGAGCTGCCGGAAGAGCTGAAGGGCAAGATCCGCGACACGGTCCTCAATCTCGCGACCAAGGACAAGGCCGCCTTCGACAAGATCTATGAAGGCAAGCAGGGCCCGCTCGTCGCCGTCGACAACAAGGCCTACGACCCGATCATCGAGCTGAACAAGTTCGTCGACGCACTTCGCAAGAAGAAGTCGTCGTAA
- a CDS encoding TetR/AcrR family transcriptional regulator — protein sequence MHGRSSAAAAEAKAMPAEKSRPDKHDAITRAASETFLAEGFDRASLDQIAQRAGVSKQTIYSHFADKQALFLAICSELTEKLTIPLRQPPSATGDLRAILLRLGEDALAMMLHPASLDLHRLIVGAAARFPELGQAAYDTGAGRMITELSALLEQRSRSGDGMSRALTCGEANRLAEQFIGMLRGFHQVRGLLGIAPVRSSERKAYVTACVDLLLRAA from the coding sequence ATGCACGGACGCAGTAGCGCCGCCGCTGCAGAAGCAAAAGCAATGCCGGCCGAAAAATCACGGCCGGACAAACATGACGCGATCACCCGGGCCGCTTCGGAGACGTTCCTGGCCGAGGGCTTCGACCGGGCCAGCCTCGACCAGATCGCCCAGCGCGCAGGCGTCTCCAAACAGACCATCTACAGCCATTTCGCCGACAAGCAGGCGTTGTTCCTGGCGATCTGCAGCGAACTCACTGAAAAGCTGACGATTCCGCTGCGCCAACCGCCGAGCGCGACTGGCGATTTGCGCGCGATTCTCTTGCGACTCGGCGAGGACGCGCTGGCGATGATGCTGCATCCGGCCTCGCTTGATCTGCATCGGTTGATCGTCGGAGCGGCCGCCCGTTTTCCCGAACTGGGACAGGCGGCCTACGATACAGGTGCTGGCCGGATGATTACGGAGCTCTCCGCTTTGCTGGAGCAGCGGTCACGATCCGGTGATGGCATGTCGCGGGCACTCACATGCGGGGAAGCGAACAGGCTCGCCGAGCAGTTCATCGGCATGCTCCGCGGCTTCCATCAGGTTCGCGGCCTGCTCGGCATCGCCCCGGTTCGCTCGTCCGAACGCAAGGCCTACGTCACCGCCTGCGTAGACCTGCTGCTGCGGGCCGCCTGA
- the phnE gene encoding phosphonate ABC transporter, permease protein PhnE, with product MTLAIDRNDPAITAHADLYRREMAAKRLQTLLAAAIFLACVVLAAIGSEVDPGKFAANAWRFPKYILETMPTLRFATFGADLKEWYWGLNGWLKLLWQTLLIAYIGTVLGAVGGFLLCFTAASNLGRSIEPRWATRRFLEFCRTVPEIVFALIFVIAFGLGPLPGVLAIAIHTMGAMGKLFSEVVENIDMKPVDGLTATGAGWWQTIRFAVVPQVLSNFASYALLRFEINVRGASIMGFVGAGGIGQDLIEAIRKFYFTDVSAILLLIIVTVMLIDYGTERLRHALLSLEHGK from the coding sequence ATGACACTCGCGATCGACCGCAACGATCCCGCCATCACCGCCCATGCCGATCTCTATCGGCGCGAAATGGCGGCCAAGCGCCTGCAGACCCTGCTCGCAGCAGCGATCTTCCTCGCCTGCGTCGTCCTTGCCGCGATCGGCTCGGAGGTCGACCCAGGCAAGTTTGCCGCCAATGCCTGGCGTTTCCCGAAATACATCCTGGAGACCATGCCGACGCTGCGCTTCGCGACGTTCGGTGCCGATCTCAAGGAATGGTACTGGGGCCTCAATGGCTGGCTGAAGCTGCTCTGGCAGACCTTGCTGATCGCCTATATCGGCACCGTGCTCGGCGCCGTCGGCGGCTTCCTGCTCTGCTTCACCGCCGCCAGCAATCTTGGCCGCTCGATTGAGCCGCGCTGGGCAACGCGCCGCTTCCTCGAATTCTGCCGCACCGTCCCCGAGATCGTCTTCGCGCTGATCTTCGTCATCGCCTTCGGGCTTGGGCCGCTGCCGGGCGTGCTCGCCATCGCCATCCACACCATGGGCGCGATGGGCAAGCTCTTCTCGGAAGTTGTCGAGAACATCGACATGAAGCCGGTTGACGGCCTCACCGCGACCGGCGCCGGCTGGTGGCAGACCATCCGCTTTGCCGTCGTGCCGCAGGTTCTGTCGAACTTCGCCAGCTACGCGCTGCTGCGCTTCGAGATCAATGTCCGCGGCGCCTCGATCATGGGCTTCGTCGGCGCCGGCGGCATCGGCCAGGACCTGATCGAGGCGATCCGCAAATTCTACTTCACCGATGTCAGCGCCATCCTGCTGCTCATCATCGTCACGGTGATGCTGATCGATTATGGCACCGAGCGCCTGCGCCATGCGCTGCTCAGCCTGGAGCACGGCAAATGA
- the phnH gene encoding phosphonate C-P lyase system protein PhnH, giving the protein MQDGNQIHAGFSDPIFQSQGAFRALLAALSEPGLARDLGEAIEAPTGLEPATAVALLTLADYETPIWLPAALRDGPAGAWLRFHCGAALVEDPARAAFAVIDGAAPEPKLAAFSAGDDQFPDRSTTVLVQCSGFEGGETVTLEGPGIAGHRTIAPAGLRHGFWAEVADNAALYPLGVDLLLVRGNQLLGLPRSTQIVEAR; this is encoded by the coding sequence ATGCAGGACGGCAACCAGATCCATGCCGGCTTTTCCGACCCGATCTTCCAGTCGCAAGGCGCATTTCGCGCCTTGCTCGCGGCGCTCTCGGAACCGGGCCTTGCTCGCGATCTCGGCGAGGCGATCGAAGCCCCGACCGGGCTCGAGCCGGCAACGGCGGTCGCGCTGCTGACGCTCGCCGATTACGAGACGCCGATCTGGCTGCCCGCTGCATTGCGCGACGGCCCGGCCGGCGCCTGGCTGCGCTTCCATTGCGGCGCCGCCCTGGTCGAGGATCCCGCCCGCGCCGCCTTCGCTGTGATCGACGGTGCCGCGCCGGAGCCGAAGCTCGCTGCCTTCAGCGCCGGCGACGATCAGTTCCCCGATCGCTCGACCACGGTGCTCGTCCAATGCAGCGGGTTCGAAGGTGGCGAGACGGTCACGCTGGAAGGCCCGGGCATCGCCGGTCATCGGACGATCGCCCCGGCCGGCCTGCGCCACGGCTTCTGGGCCGAGGTCGCAGATAACGCCGCGCTCTACCCGCTCGGCGTCGACCTCCTGCTGGTCCGTGGCAACCAGCTGCTCGGCCTGCCGCGCTCGACGCAAATCGTGGAGGCCCGCTGA
- a CDS encoding efflux RND transporter permease subunit yields MPLSLTGALAALYFSGGTLNVYSQIGLITLVGLITKHGILILEFTNQLREEGKEMIDALVEAAELRLRPILMTTGAMVLGAVPLALAEGAGAESRSQIGWVIVGGMSFGTLLTLYVVPVAYSYMARSKHGSRQAAVEAHPQPAE; encoded by the coding sequence GTGCCGCTCTCGCTCACGGGTGCGCTGGCCGCGCTCTACTTCTCCGGCGGCACGCTCAACGTCTACAGCCAGATCGGCCTGATCACGCTGGTCGGCCTGATCACCAAGCACGGCATCCTGATCCTCGAATTCACCAACCAGCTGCGTGAAGAGGGCAAGGAGATGATCGACGCCTTGGTCGAAGCCGCGGAGCTGCGCCTGCGACCGATCCTGATGACGACGGGCGCGATGGTGCTGGGCGCGGTGCCGCTGGCACTGGCGGAAGGTGCCGGCGCCGAGAGCCGCTCGCAGATCGGCTGGGTCATCGTCGGCGGCATGAGCTTCGGCACGCTGCTCACGCTCTATGTCGTGCCGGTGGCCTATAGCTACATGGCGCGGAGCAAGCACGGCTCACGCCAGGCAGCCGTCGAGGCCCATCCGCAGCCGGCGGAGTAA
- a CDS encoding carbon-phosphorus lyase complex subunit PhnI — protein MYVAVKGGEAAILATHDLVAEARRGDESVPELAVAQIREQMGLACARVMNEGSLYDPDLAALALKQAQGDAIEAAFLMRAYRTTLPRFGSSEPLDTAKMAIRRRVSATYKDLPGGQVLGPTYDYTHRLFDFALMDETAPAESQARPAAQSLDAFMPRVPDILGAEGLMEEEAPPEGDPRPFDLTREPVTFPADRDVRLQAMARGDEGFMLGLGYSVQRGFGNSHPFVGEVRVGEVAVEYVPEELGFAVDLGDLTLTECQMVNQFAGSKEVLPQFTRGYGLSFGHSERKAMSMSLVDRALKAREFGETATYPAQQDEFVLYHSDNVEAAGFVEHLKLPHYVDFQGELELIRRIRKEREQRLADQQDEALPEAAE, from the coding sequence ATGTATGTCGCGGTCAAGGGCGGCGAAGCCGCCATCCTCGCAACCCATGATCTCGTCGCCGAGGCAAGGCGCGGCGATGAGAGCGTGCCGGAGCTCGCCGTCGCGCAGATCCGCGAACAGATGGGCCTCGCCTGCGCTCGCGTCATGAACGAAGGCTCACTTTATGATCCCGATCTGGCTGCGCTGGCACTGAAGCAGGCGCAGGGTGACGCGATCGAAGCCGCCTTCCTGATGCGCGCCTATCGCACCACCCTGCCGCGCTTCGGCTCCTCCGAGCCGCTCGACACAGCGAAGATGGCGATCCGTCGGCGCGTCTCGGCGACCTATAAGGATCTGCCGGGCGGCCAGGTGCTCGGCCCGACCTATGACTACACGCACCGGCTCTTCGATTTCGCCCTGATGGACGAGACGGCTCCGGCGGAGAGTCAGGCCCGTCCTGCCGCGCAGTCGCTCGACGCCTTCATGCCCCGCGTACCCGATATCCTCGGCGCCGAGGGCCTGATGGAGGAGGAGGCGCCGCCGGAAGGCGATCCGCGCCCCTTCGATCTCACCCGCGAACCCGTCACCTTCCCGGCCGACCGCGATGTCCGCCTGCAGGCCATGGCACGCGGCGACGAAGGCTTCATGCTCGGCCTCGGCTATTCCGTGCAGCGCGGCTTCGGCAACAGCCATCCCTTCGTCGGTGAAGTCCGGGTCGGCGAGGTCGCGGTCGAATACGTGCCGGAGGAGCTCGGTTTCGCGGTCGATCTCGGCGACCTCACTTTGACCGAGTGCCAGATGGTAAACCAGTTCGCCGGCTCCAAGGAGGTGCTGCCGCAATTCACCCGCGGTTATGGGCTCTCCTTCGGCCATAGCGAGCGCAAGGCGATGTCGATGTCGCTGGTCGACCGGGCGCTGAAGGCGCGGGAGTTCGGCGAGACAGCGACCTATCCGGCGCAGCAGGACGAATTCGTCCTCTACCACTCAGACAATGTTGAGGCGGCCGGCTTCGTCGAGCATCTCAAGCTGCCGCATTATGTCGATTTCCAGGGCGAGCTCGAACTGATCCGCCGCATCCGCAAGGAGCGCGAGCAGCGGCTCGCCGATCAACAGGACGAAGCCCTGCCGGAGGCCGCGGAATGA
- the phnG gene encoding phosphonate C-P lyase system protein PhnG — protein sequence MTETAIRQHWMAVLARATRGEVDALLQGAGPLPTHEVLKAPETGTVMVEGRAGGAGRRFNLGEATVTRCVIRLEGGAMGFSYALGRDGRKARLAAITDALLQDEAEAGPLRSGVKALADKQQAARELASRKAAATKVDFFTLVRGA from the coding sequence ATGACCGAAACCGCGATACGTCAGCACTGGATGGCCGTCCTTGCACGCGCTACACGGGGCGAGGTCGATGCCCTGCTGCAGGGGGCGGGACCGTTGCCGACACACGAGGTGCTGAAAGCCCCCGAAACCGGGACCGTGATGGTCGAGGGCCGGGCCGGCGGCGCCGGTCGCCGCTTCAATCTCGGCGAAGCCACGGTGACGCGCTGCGTCATCCGTCTCGAAGGCGGCGCCATGGGCTTCTCCTACGCACTCGGCCGCGATGGCCGCAAGGCGCGGCTCGCTGCGATCACCGATGCGCTCCTTCAGGACGAGGCCGAGGCAGGCCCGCTGCGAAGCGGCGTCAAGGCACTGGCCGACAAGCAGCAGGCAGCCCGCGAGCTCGCCTCGCGCAAGGCGGCCGCCACCAAGGTCGACTTCTTCACCCTGGTCAGGGGAGCGTGA
- a CDS encoding tripartite tricarboxylate transporter substrate-binding protein, translated as MRIGTGFWRNAAVAVCLASSISIAQAQNFPSKPVTMLIPFAAGGPTDVVGRLVGEHMSRSLGQPVIIENAVGAAGTLAGQRLMASSADGHVILIGHTGTHAAAVSLNPNLKYRPVEDFAPIGLVNTNPIFLTLRKTHPSSTLSEFVTWLKANEKAASNAHAGVGSVSHTTCLLFNTVLGVKPNGVPYRGTGPAMNDLVGGQVDYLCDQAVNVAPQHRAGTIKTLAVASTARAIALPDVPTSTEGGVPDFKVEVWNAMFAPKDTPAPVVTRLNQALKAALADATVKAKLNELGAEIPSAELQEPAGLRAFVGAEIERWAPIIKASGVKIE; from the coding sequence ATGAGGATTGGCACCGGATTCTGGCGCAACGCGGCGGTAGCCGTTTGTCTGGCGAGCTCGATTTCGATCGCGCAGGCGCAGAATTTCCCGAGCAAGCCGGTCACCATGCTGATTCCGTTCGCGGCGGGCGGACCCACCGATGTCGTCGGGCGCCTGGTCGGCGAGCATATGAGCCGCTCACTCGGCCAGCCGGTGATCATCGAGAACGCGGTCGGCGCCGCCGGCACGCTCGCCGGACAGCGCCTGATGGCCTCTTCCGCCGACGGCCATGTCATCCTGATCGGCCATACCGGCACGCATGCCGCAGCGGTCTCGCTCAATCCGAACCTGAAATACCGGCCGGTCGAGGATTTCGCTCCCATCGGGCTGGTCAATACCAATCCGATCTTCCTGACCCTGCGCAAGACCCATCCGAGCAGCACGCTGTCGGAGTTCGTCACCTGGCTGAAGGCGAACGAGAAGGCGGCGAGCAATGCCCATGCCGGCGTCGGCTCGGTCAGCCACACCACCTGCCTGCTGTTCAACACCGTCCTCGGGGTCAAGCCGAACGGCGTGCCCTATCGCGGGACCGGCCCGGCGATGAACGACCTCGTCGGCGGCCAGGTCGACTATCTCTGCGACCAGGCGGTGAACGTCGCGCCGCAGCACCGCGCCGGTACGATCAAGACGCTCGCCGTGGCCTCGACCGCTCGGGCCATAGCGCTGCCGGACGTGCCGACCAGCACCGAAGGTGGCGTCCCCGATTTCAAGGTCGAGGTCTGGAACGCGATGTTCGCGCCCAAGGATACGCCGGCGCCTGTCGTGACCAGGCTGAACCAGGCGCTGAAGGCGGCGCTCGCCGACGCAACGGTGAAGGCCAAGCTCAACGAGCTCGGCGCCGAAATCCCCTCGGCCGAGCTGCAGGAACCGGCTGGCTTGCGCGCCTTCGTCGGAGCCGAGATCGAACGCTGGGCGCCGATCATCAAGGCGAGCGGCGTCAAGATCGAGTGA